A region of the Deltaproteobacteria bacterium genome:
AGGAGCTGATCCTGGCGAGGCGGCTGGACGACGCGCTCTCCAAGTCGCGGATCCTGGAGCTGTACCTGAACATCGTCGAGCTGGGCCCGATGGTGTACGGAGTCGGCCACGCGTCGAACTACTACTTCGGAAAGTCGCCCTCCGCGCTGACGCTGCGGGAGTGCGCGTTCTTCGCGTCGATGCTGCCGGGTCCGAAGGTGTACGACCCGTACCGGAAGATGGACCGGGTGATGAAGCGGTCCGACCGGATCCTGCGGCGGATGGCGGCGGCCAGGATGATCACGCGGGAGGAGTACGAGGCGGCGCTCTCCGAAGTTCCCAACCTGGCCGGCATGGAGAGGAAGGTGGAGAAAACGCTGGCCGCGCCGCCGCCGCCGGAGGAGAACGTGCCCGAGGAGGCGCCCGGCGGAGGTCCCGGGATCCCGGACGAGGCCCCGCCGCCGCGCGGGCCGGAACCCGGACCCGAAGCCGAACATCGGGAAGAACCGCTTCCCGATTCCCCGCCCCCCGGGCCCCCGGAACGGTAGGGAATCCGGCTTCCTACTTCGCCGTCCCGGCTTTCCGCAACGCCTGCTCCAGGTCCTTCGCCAGGTCTTCCACGTGCTCGATCCCCACGGACAGGCGAACCAGCGCGGGAGTGAGTCCCACCGCGGCCTGCTCCTCCGGCGGGATGTCCGCGTGCGTCATCGTCGACGGATGCGTGACGAGGGACTCGACCCCCCCCAGGCTCTCGGCCAGCAGGATCGTCTTC
Encoded here:
- the mtgA gene encoding monofunctional biosynthetic peptidoglycan transglycosylase; the encoded protein is MAAWVGYSVATLPSVLPMASPRASMVILVKDWGKRNHPFVVGPRNPRWTPYAAIPSALKKAVVAAEDGNFDSHEGVDYEAIKDAIKTDLQKGKFVRGGSTITQQLAKNLFLSREKTIVRKVKELILARRLDDALSKSRILELYLNIVELGPMVYGVGHASNYYFGKSPSALTLRECAFFASMLPGPKVYDPYRKMDRVMKRSDRILRRMAAARMITREEYEAALSEVPNLAGMERKVEKTLAAPPPPEENVPEEAPGGGPGIPDEAPPPRGPEPGPEAEHREEPLPDSPPPGPPER